ATCTCAGCCACACCCTTTCCTAATTCTGAAAAGGTTTATATAGAAGGTCAGCTCCACCCTGTAAAGGTAGCCATGCGCCGTATAAAATTAAGTGATACCAAACTCGCTAACGGAGGTGTACAGCACAATCCTCCGATTACCATTTACGACACTTCGGGCCCATATACTGATGTAAATGCCGTGATAGACGTCCGCAAAGGTTTACCCCGTATACGTGAACAATGGATACTGGACAGACAAGATGTAGAAATACTATCCGGTATAAGTTCAGAATACGGTATCAGAAGAAAACAAGATCCTAAACTTGATTCGCTGCGTTTCGAATACGCCCATCAACCAAAAAAAGCAACAGGTGAGAAAAATGTAACACAACTGTATTATGCCCGCAAAGGAATAATTACGGCCGAAATGGAATATGTAGCCATTCGTGAAAATCAAAAAATCGAACAGTTACAACAGGCTACAGCAGGTATGGAACATCAGCACAAGGGGTATTCATTCGGAGCCAATACACCAGCAGGAAAGATAACACCTGAATTTGTCCGTGATGAAATTGCAGCTGGCAGAGCTATTATCCCCAATAACATCAACCATCCGGAAAGTGAGCCTATGATCATAGGGCGTAATTTTTTGGTTAAAATCAATGCGAATATAGGGAACAGCGTCGTCACCTCCAGTATTGAAGAAGAAGTAGAAAAAGCAGTATGGGCATGCCGGTGGGGAGCGGACACAATAATGGATCTCTCAACAGGACAGAATATTCATGAAACACGGGAATGGATTATCCGCAATTCTCCGGTACCCATTGGCACAGTACCGATCTACCAGGCACTGGAAAAAGTAAACGGTGTAGCTGAAAACCTTACATGGGAAATTTTCAGAGATACGCTTATCGAACAGGCTGAACAAGGTGTATCCTACTTTACCATACATGCCGGTGTATTGCTACGTTACATACACCTCACTGCCAGACGAGTTACCGGAATCGTATCCCGCGGAGGGTCAATTATGGCTAAGTGGTGTCTTTTCCATCATAAGGAAAATTTTTTATACACCCATTTTGAAGAAATCTGCCAAATTATGAAAGCCTATGATGTAGCTTTCTCCCTTGGAGACGGATTACGCCCAGGTGCAATAGCAGATGCTAATGATGCGGCACAGTTTGCTGAACTCGAAACTCTAGGCGAACTGACACATATTGCCTGGAAACATGATGTACAGGTTATGATCGAAGGTCCTGGACACGTTCCCATGCACCTCATCAAAGAAAATATGGATAAGCAACTGAAGGAATGCCATGAAGCACCCTTTTATACCTTAGGCCCTCTTACGACGGACATTGCCCCGGGATATGACCATATCACTTCCGCTATCGGAGCCGCTATGATCGGATGGTTTGGCTGTGCTATGCTATGTTATGTAACCCCAAAGGAGCATTTGGGATTACCAAACAAAAAAGACGTTAAGGACGGAGTCATTACTTACAAACTCGCTGCCCATGCGGCCGATCTGGCCAAAGGACATCCCGGTGCACAGTACAGGGATAATGCATTAAGTAAGGCTCGTTTTGAATTTCGCTGGGAAGATCAGTTCAATCTATCTCTTGATCCGGATACCGCAAGAGAATTTCATGATGAAACACTGCCTGCAGATGGAGCCAAAGTCGCTCATTTCTGTTCAATGTGCGGACCTAAGTTCTGTTCCATGAAAATAACACAGGAAATCCGGGAAGCGACAGAACAGGGACTGCTGGAGAAATCACAGGAATTTATCGAAAACGGGAAACAACTTTATATCTGACAGATATGATTATAATATCACCGGATACGATCACTCCGCAACATCTAGAACTGATACACTCCTTTCCCTGGTCGGATGAGCTGCTGTATCATCTTCGTTTACCCTTTACACCAAAGGATGATATAATTCATATACTTAAAGATATTGATAGACACCTCTATCCCTTTATTGTATTACACTATCATAAAGAAACTGCATTAAAGGCAGGTATAAGACGGGTACATATCTCCCCGGATAAGAAAAAAGAAATAAGCCTGCCAGACACAGATCTGATTCTGTCCGCATCTACACATCATGTAGATGAGTTTAACAGTCTGGATGCAGATATCGCTTATGCTTTTATCAGTCCGGTATATCCCAGTATTTCAAAAGAAGGATATCAGGCAACAGCAGATTTCAAAATCCACAATATACAGCACAGAACCAATTTTAACAGCAGAATGATTGCTTTAGGAGGAATCACGGAATACAATATATCTGAATTAAAAACTTTAGGATACGATGATGTTGCTATGTGTGGCTATATCTGGAAACATCAGAATCCCCTCTCTGCTGCTGAAAAATGTCTTTCTATTTCTCAAAATATATCATATGTACAGTAGATTACAATATATCTCCACCGGCAATACGGTAAATGAACAGCTGAATAACATCAGAAAGGTTTTGGAAAATAAAGGAGACTGGATACAGCTTCGATGGAAAAATGCTCCAGAAACAGCACTGATCGATCTGGCTTATCAGGTTACCGAATTAAAAAAACAATTCGATTTTACCTATATTATCAATGACCATGTCTCCATAGCCTACAAGGTCAATAGTGATGGTGTTCATCTGGGGCTGACAGACCTTTCCGTACAACAAGCCCGAAATTTTCTGGGCTCTGATAAAATTATCGGAGGTACAGCCAATACAGCAGAAGATGTACGTCAGCGCATTGCTGAAAACTGTGACTACATAGGTCTTGGTCCCTTAAGATTCACCTCTTCCAAACAGAACCTAAGTCCGGTTCTTGGTTATGAAGGATATCAAAACATTATACAGGAGATACAAAAAGAAGATCAAGATCACCCTCCTATTTATGCTATCGGAGGTATAAAACAGGAGGATATTCTTCAACTGCAGCATATCGGCATCTACGGTGTGGCAGTCTCTTCCCTGCTGACTCAATCGGTCAGTACGCAATCAATCATTCAACATATCAATCATGAATTTTATGGATAATCTTACTATTGCCAACCGCAGCTTTCATTCTCGTTTATTTGTTGGAACCGGAAAATTCGGTTCCGGAGAGTTGCTGGAAAAGGCTGTGTTAGCCTCTGAAAGCGAATTAGTAACCGTAGCGCTGAAACGGATCAATACCAATGACGGGCAGGATCATCTTATCCGTCATTTGCATCATCCACATATTCATTTACTACCCAATACCTCCGGTGCACGTACAGCAAAAGAGGCTGTGTTGGCTGCTCAGATTGCGCGTGAAGCCTTAGAAACTAACTGGATCAAGCTGGAGATTCATCCG
The Sphingobacterium spiritivorum genome window above contains:
- the thiC gene encoding phosphomethylpyrimidine synthase ThiC is translated as MKDQHSISATPFPNSEKVYIEGQLHPVKVAMRRIKLSDTKLANGGVQHNPPITIYDTSGPYTDVNAVIDVRKGLPRIREQWILDRQDVEILSGISSEYGIRRKQDPKLDSLRFEYAHQPKKATGEKNVTQLYYARKGIITAEMEYVAIRENQKIEQLQQATAGMEHQHKGYSFGANTPAGKITPEFVRDEIAAGRAIIPNNINHPESEPMIIGRNFLVKINANIGNSVVTSSIEEEVEKAVWACRWGADTIMDLSTGQNIHETREWIIRNSPVPIGTVPIYQALEKVNGVAENLTWEIFRDTLIEQAEQGVSYFTIHAGVLLRYIHLTARRVTGIVSRGGSIMAKWCLFHHKENFLYTHFEEICQIMKAYDVAFSLGDGLRPGAIADANDAAQFAELETLGELTHIAWKHDVQVMIEGPGHVPMHLIKENMDKQLKECHEAPFYTLGPLTTDIAPGYDHITSAIGAAMIGWFGCAMLCYVTPKEHLGLPNKKDVKDGVITYKLAAHAADLAKGHPGAQYRDNALSKARFEFRWEDQFNLSLDPDTAREFHDETLPADGAKVAHFCSMCGPKFCSMKITQEIREATEQGLLEKSQEFIENGKQLYI
- a CDS encoding thiamine phosphate synthase, giving the protein MYSRLQYISTGNTVNEQLNNIRKVLENKGDWIQLRWKNAPETALIDLAYQVTELKKQFDFTYIINDHVSIAYKVNSDGVHLGLTDLSVQQARNFLGSDKIIGGTANTAEDVRQRIAENCDYIGLGPLRFTSSKQNLSPVLGYEGYQNIIQEIQKEDQDHPPIYAIGGIKQEDILQLQHIGIYGVAVSSLLTQSVSTQSIIQHINHEFYG
- a CDS encoding thiamine phosphate synthase, with translation MIIISPDTITPQHLELIHSFPWSDELLYHLRLPFTPKDDIIHILKDIDRHLYPFIVLHYHKETALKAGIRRVHISPDKKKEISLPDTDLILSASTHHVDEFNSLDADIAYAFISPVYPSISKEGYQATADFKIHNIQHRTNFNSRMIALGGITEYNISELKTLGYDDVAMCGYIWKHQNPLSAAEKCLSISQNISYVQ